One Vicia villosa cultivar HV-30 ecotype Madison, WI linkage group LG5, Vvil1.0, whole genome shotgun sequence genomic window, AGAGTGAGAGTGTCATAAAGTAAAAAGATATAGACAATTCATTAATATTAGAAAAAGAATACACAATACGACAAAACACATCACAAAAAATACACAGCATGGAAGGAAAACAGAGAAACAATTCATTAATATTAGAAAAAGAATACACAATACGACAAAACACATCACAAAAAATACACAGCATGGAAGGAAAAcagagaaaaatatattatttgggGTGAGAGAGGCTCGAACTCTCGACCTCAGGATTACTCTTAGCTATGAGACCTACGCGCTAGCCAACTGCGCCACCACCCCAATTGATGTTGACTTTTATGTTTTCTGAATTATCACACAGTTTTACTGTCTATTGAGAGAACTTTTCATtcagaaaaatgaagtttgtatcgCATTCGGCTAGTCCTCACCCCTCCATCTAACACCTATTGCTATGAGAAAATAGTTCAAAAGTATGGTACTGTCATATTAAAACTTGGCAAGTTGTTGACGGGTCGGGCTTCTTTTCCTTCACAATATCATCACCGAAAAGCTTAAATAAAATGGATACATAGTTTAAACTTGACTTTACAATAGACTAAAATATATCGATGCATGTTTCGATGGGCATTAAGTACGGAATAAGTTTTGGTCCAAAACTCTTAGGCAGGAAGCATTATATGTTCCAATGTTATTTGACCAGTATTAAGATATAATGGTGGTGTGTGAAAATATAACAAGAAAGCAATCAAGGCTTTGAAATTGCTCCTACAATACAACAGAAAAATATGTAGAAATTCCTACTCTCAATAGTGCGGAGATGTACAAAAATGGGCTTACGATTCCAACAAGGTTCTCAAGACAGAATAGATGGACTTTTAGTTGCTGCAGAGAAAACAGCTGGTTCATTCTGTTGTAAAATTCATTTGAAGGGCCTTATTTTAACCTTATCAGCTTGTTGTTAAATTCATTTGAAGGGTCTTATTTTAACCTTATCAGCTTTGGAACACGTGTGTGTGATCAATCACTCAGGACATTCCTCATTACAGATTCATAAGTTTCTGCATAGTTTTGTCAAGTTTATAGTTTGAGCACCTTAAAGTTAAGTaagattattaaataatacaaagTAGGCAAGAATAAAGAGCAGATAACCAAAAAATTTAGACATTTTTGGTGGGGTGCGCCAGGCCAATGCTATAGTGCAACGCAAAGGCAACACGTGTGAACCAAAGAATAGATATTACACTTGATCTTCTAACCAAAAACCTCATTATtataaccaatgtgggacttagtcattattataaatttataatatttattcctCTCTTAAATCCAATGCAGCACCCATTAAGTCTGACAATTCCCTCTTCAATGTGACACCATAGTCTAAGTAGAGCAACGCCCAACATAAGCATACAAGTATTTGAACTTCAATAAGTCCATAAAATTGATTTACTCGCTGAAAGtaaattgaaaaagaatcaagaagTAATAGCTTCTCATTCATTGAATGAAATTAGATTCCTTACAAGTAATGAGAGAAACCGGGGATGGGACATTTCCAATCCAACTTCTAGAGCCTATCTCCCTAGCTACACCAACTAAGGCCTGTGCAACAACATTCTTACTTTGCCTAACATAAACCACATTAGTATTGATCATATATGAGACAAATAATCAAAACAGAATTACAAAATCTAATGCAGCTAACTGTAATTTGCCACAAGGACAGTGCATAACAACTTCAGCATCTatccctacaaaaccgacttTAGGGTGAGAAACATGTTCAGCGCATATCTTGTACGATATGATGAGACTcttaacatttatatatatagAAAACCGGCTTATAGGGTGAAGATTGCTCTCAATTATAACTACATACTCAGGTCATATGttatccgatgtgggactcttaacatttatatatatagAAACACTGAGCTTCAAATAATGAGGAAAGGGATAAAGAGAGACCTGATAAGCTCCATGATGAACAAGTTATGAAAACCACCTTCAACTTCAACCTCGAAGGAGAACATAATAGTCGGCGACATTTATATCATACAGTTAAATATGTATTGGCATGAATTCTAGAGGATATTCTCATGAAACATTTAATGGGTGAGTTGCTGTCAATTCTTGAGACTTGAAAATGTCATGCTCATGCAGGATAGTTGTTGAGCTGAGAGTGAGTCTAGAGCTTTTTTACATCAATTAGATTGCGTTTTGtgaaactaataattatttatagtatATAGACAAAGATTAACCTTGTTAGTTCCTTGTTCATGAAAATGAAATCTGAGGTTCTTAAATATATACTTAATCACCAGttcttaatatatatttaatcgATTAAATTAGTCTCTAGATATGTATTTTGCAGCTTAAATTAGTTCTCAACATTTTTAAATAGATTATTTGACTAAAGAATTATAAAGTTCATTGCTGATTATGCTCAATCTTAAGcaccttaagaaaagaaaaaatcatatgaaaattgataaaataaaaacatttaaacTTTCATACAGTCAATCTAATAAACCGTGAAACAAAATCTCAGGGAAGCATTCAAAATGTAAACAAtagattataaattttattacacTTTGCAATGAATTGAATACACATTATCTCCATGAATACATCTGCTAACAATGAATACATAAAAACACATAAAAGAACGGAAAAAATACAGAATCTTAACCTTGTGAGGAACCTCAACCTTTCATCTACTTAGCAGCTACAACATCTTGAAATAGTAACTCCAAATCTTTCAAGCTGCATAACCGTTCATTATATTTTAGTGGCCGAGTCTAAATTGAAAATACCTACATAATGCATTCagcaatgttttttttaaaagttatacCTTATGTTACTCAAGTCAGGGTAGATTGCTATGGCCTCTTTGAAATCCTACATTACATCCAAAACAACTAGTTAAGTAATCACACAGGTAGTTTTTCCACTCGAATTCGGATATCAAATCGGTtaacattttgtttttaaattagtCTGAAGGGTCCTAACCTGATCAGCTGTGGAAGATGTGTAGGTAACCACGCAGGACATCCCTGCTTTTGTTGCTGCCTGGAGGGTTTATAAATTTACATTATAGTTTAAGCATGTTTTTAGTTAGATTGCATAATCAAATACAGGTAAGAAGAATAATAAGAAACATAATCAAAAAAGATATTTAGACTTTATTGAAGGGGTGCGCCAGGCCAATGCAATAGTGCAACACAAAGGCGACACACAAGAGACCCAATAGCAAGCTATTGTGATAGACTCTCCCCctcgagaaataaatttaatatcgTGTGAACCATTGGCTCACATATCAGATATTAAACTGATAAGAACAGATACTACACTTGATCTTAGCCAAAAGGCCGAGAAAGGTATGATTTGAAATAGAGAATAAACTCTTATTTTATATCAAAAACATAAATACTTCTTATTTCTTCTAACCAATGTGGGACAAAAAACTCGTCTGTAGTattatatttttctctttctaaagTCCAATGCAGCAAACATCGAAAGTCTAATTATCTCTTCAAACCTTAGATAATGAATGCAtttcatcacagttaacaaaatCAGGATAACACATCATGACTTTTCCCTGACCTCTAATGTTCTAACACAGGCTAAGATAGttagttttgttttgatttacctTTTTCAcaatatttgaagagataaatTGAGCACATATATAGAGTTTGGATAACATGAGGAAGATCTACCTGTAAACTAATCACACTATCCTCTACCACCAATAGCACAGATATATTCCATACATTTCGGACATTAAATATGACAGCCTGTTTTGACCGAGATTCAACCATTGGTTTGTTATATTGTGGAACTCTTTAAGTATGTATTCTACAACTTAAATTAGTCCTCAAGATTTTTAAATGGATAGTTTGACTGAAGATATATaaagttgattgtttatttattaaGTATATAAACCTTACAGCTAATTATATAGTTACAGCGCAAGAACCCAAAGTCCAAACTAGCATACAATACAATCCAAACAATAACTGTAAATCCCAGCTTCGGAAATAAATTCATTAGCACAACTTGAGAGTAATTATAAATCATTAAAACAACATCATTAGGATTCTATTTAGCCTAGACCTATGGAAAGATTGGTTCATCGTGTATCCATTAGTTTGAGTCATTCATCAAGTAAGATATACAAGTTTTATATTAGTCTATCAACACAGAAGTAATCTCctcttctctttccaaataaaaattaaaacaactcTCCCCTTCCTTTTTTTAAACTTCATCAGTTTAAACAAAAACATGAATCATTCCACAACCTCATTTGCCATCACAATTCATGCCTTTGTTCAAAACAAGTATTTTTTACCTGCAAATTCCCTCTCACTCACCTTTCTTGTTCGCGGATCTTGACCCAAAATTGTCTTTGCCAAGTTTCTAGAATCTGACAAGAATATGTTTTCTTTCGATTTGGATTTCAATTTGATGGTTTAGAGTTACTAGCAAAACACATTGCTTGCTATAAATGACAACGCTTCTGTatagacatggcaataaaacccagacccacgggtacccacccgaacccgccctgaagttgacggggaaaacccgctttgactgggtttgggtttgggtttgggttttccccgattagaaaacatggggatgggtcgggtaatggggacattagtacccaccccgaacccgtccccgaacccgccccgtttatttcaatatatacattattatttattttttataatttatattattaaatatgtggctaatgttttaataatttgatttgtgtttattattttaaatatttgaaatatatgtatgaaattttttgagattgttttattttgttatttataatgtaatttgatttttgaaaaagtaaatatttttattaaaaaaattgattttacgaaatacatggtggcgggggcggggatacccgaacccaacccgaacccgttaatgacgggtttgggttttaattccccatccccgtttggATTTGGGGCGGATAACGGAGATTGattggggattcgggtttgggtttggggaggtaaaaaccgtccccgacccgccccgttgccatgcctactTCTGTATATTCAGGTTTTTAATATAATGGTTTACATGGTAAATGTTGCAGCATAGTACGTATTATATGATTTTGTGTATAAAATTGCTAATTTCAATTTTGAAGAAGTATTAGATCCATCACCCAGTTTGCACTGCTAAACTTTGCAATGCTGTTTTTTCCAATCAAAGACAATTAGGGTTACCAAGTAAGAGAGTTACTCTGAAGTACTTttatcaaaagaaagaaaaaaacttgGACTTATTTGGTAGAGTGCGCCAGGCCAATGCAATAGTGCAACACAAAGGCGACGCTTGAGAGACCCAATAGCAAGCTATTGTGGTGGACTCTCCCCCtcaagaaataaatttaatatcgTGTGAGCCATTGACCCACATATCAGATATTAAACTGATAAGAACAGATACTACACTTGATCTTAGCCAAAAGGCCGAGAAAGGTATGATTTGTTTTAGAGAATGAACTCTTATTTTATATCAAAAACATAATACTTGTATTTACTCTAACCAATGTGGGACAAAGAACTCGTAAGAAGTcttatatttttctctttctaaagTCCAATAGCGCAAACATCCAAGCCTAAAAATCACCTCTTCAAACCTTAGATAATGAATGCATTTCACCACAGTTAACAAAATCAAGATAGCAGTAATTGTAACATTATCAAAAGCAATTTGAGGAGATAAGGAACAAAATGAAGATTTGTCAATTGAAATTTCATTTACCTAAGCCAACTAATATATATCATACAACACATCAAGACTTTTCCCTGACCTCTAATTTTCTAACACAAGCTAAGATAGTTAGtttactttttattttcctttctcaCAGCATATAAAGAGATTAATTAGAGTATTAATAACGTGAGGAAGATCTACCTGTAAACCAATAACACTATCCTCTACCACCAAGCAGTTTTTCTCTGATACACCAAGCTTCTGCAATGCACAATATGTAAATTATATTTCGTTAGTTGGCATGATAAAACTCACAATTTTACATTTCTAAGTTCTTGATGGTGATATTGTCATATTAAAACCTTGGAAGCTGTCAAATATATGGATGGATCGGGCTTCTTTTCCTTCACGTCATCACCTGAGAGTTTAAACAATAAGTTATAGTTCCAAACTCTTAAGCAGGATTCAGGAAACATATGTTTCAACGTAATATAGATATAAAATTGATGTGACTGAACATACCAGCAAGGAAGCAATCAAGGCTTTGAAAGCGCTCCTACGTCAGAAAAATGGTTGAATGcatattaagaaaaaaaatctacTGCCAATAGAGAGAATATTTACGAAAGTGGGCTTACGATTCCGATAAGGTTTTCAAGACAAAGAATAACTGAACTTTTAGTTGCTGCAGAGCAAACAGCTAGCAACTTCCCCTGAAAAAGAAATTGGACAAAAGTAGAGTATACTTTGTGCAACAAAACAGAAACAAGAGATCACAAGATTACATAAACATATATAAACTAGTAAACAGTGTGATCTTACGGCGTCTCTAGCCTCGTCCATCAATCTCAAAACTCCCGGTCTAGGTTTGACCTGTGCGTAATGAACATATAATTTAATAGTAGCTCATTAACAAAAATACCTACCACATTCTCAAATTATGGAGTATTAGGAGaggaaatatataaaaatatagcgCTTACCGAGCCAGACTTGATTATATCTTTGTATCTCTCTGTCTTCCAATCCTACATAACCAATGAAATGACACCATAATTTTGGTGAGGCAACAATTGACAAGGTTCTTCgttatttaaaaatcaaaataagtcAATTATGCATGCAACACAAGCATACACAGGTGTTTGAACTTTTAGGTGCATATCACTTAATTAGATCCTTCTGTCATATGGCATCTGTTGGGGCTATTCGGGGGGTCAACACAAAGAAGGATTTTAACTTCAACATAATTATAAAATCTCACGTAACACTGTAGGATTTCAAAACCTTGCCATTAACACCACTTAAGATACTATTCCAAAATCAACAGTATCATTATAACAACTAATCAAAATCCAAATAAGATTTGtccctgaaaagaaaaccaaaataaTTTAGACTATATTGGTGGGGTGCGCCAGGCCAATGCAATAGTGCAACGCAAAGGCGACACTTGAGTGACCCAATAGCAAGCTATTGTGGTGGTCACTCCCCCtcaagaaataaatttaatatcgTGTGGACCATTGGCCCACATATCAGATATTAAACTGATAAGAACAGATACTACACTTGATCTTAGCCAAAAGGCCGAGAAAGGTATGATTTGTGACAGAGAATGAAGTCTAATTTTATATCAAAAACATGAATACTTGTTATTCTCTtgaaccaatgtgggacttaggCATTGTATAAGTGGTAGTATATCATTCATACTTTTCTTTCTTAAATCCAATGCAACAACCATTTAAGTCTAACAATTCAATCATCCGTGTGACACCATACTCTATGTGACTAAGGACAAACAATTGAAGCTAAACAGTTAATCAAAACCAAAATAGCCCATCTTACTGATCTAAGACAGCTAGAAGCAACAACCCCCTCCCTAAACTAGAACAAACTTCTACCCTAAAACAGTTAGTGAGATTAAAAGGAAGGTAATGATTAGTAATTGATGGTTCAACAATTGAAAGGGCCAACAGAAGCAAGCAAATGTAGTAAATGTTGGATAATGACCTGCATATTTTCCAATCCAAGTCCTATTCTATGAGCAATGGGAAACATGGTTACAAAATAGTGAAACTTAAGTCCTAAGCCCTAGGTAGTAAATTGCTATACAACAAACACACATGGCAAGTCTTAAATTGATAGAAAAGTGGAAAGCATAAAAGACCTGAAGAGTGTCAATTAACTTGGCTTGTTCC contains:
- the LOC131603246 gene encoding haloacid dehalogenase-like hydrolase domain-containing protein At4g39970 → MASTLTHTLSFTPSTSRSYLSQTKHSFRYPTTINFPSFNINHNNHRVFSKFKVSASSSSSSSFQALIFDCDGVILESEHLHRQAYNDAFLHFNVRSPSTSSQPLNWDIQFYDQLQNQIGGGKPKMRWYFKEHGWPSSTLLQTPPTNDEEQAKLIDTLQDWKTERYKDIIKSGSVKPRPGVLRLMDEARDAGKLLAVCSAATKSSVILCLENLIGIERFQSLDCFLAGDDVKEKKPDPSIYLTASKKLGVSEKNCLVVEDSVIGLQAATKAGMSCVVTYTSSTADQDFKEAIAIYPDLSNISLKDLELLFQDVVAAK